One genomic segment of Terrihabitans soli includes these proteins:
- a CDS encoding bifunctional riboflavin kinase/FAD synthetase, whose protein sequence is MVAIGNFDGVHLGHKAVLAAAREEAIGRSLPALAMTFEPHPRSFFRPDLPIPRLTPPREKRLLLSHEALEGMVELTFDAALASLPAEDFVREVLIGRLGVVAVTVGWDFHFGKGRVGTPAFLTEAGARYGFKVNVVQPFGTGTPVSSSAIRALLKAGDVETANRLLGHRWFVLREVVHGEKRGRELGYPTANMQLPPETPLAEGVYAVRASFDGHIHPAVAHFGRRVQFHENAPPLLETYVFDFKGDLYGKTLGVEFLARLRGEAKFDSVDELVSQMHRDAIEARRISTGPADPLAPSAIG, encoded by the coding sequence GTGGTCGCTATCGGCAATTTCGATGGGGTTCATCTTGGCCATAAGGCCGTTCTGGCCGCCGCACGGGAAGAGGCCATTGGCCGGAGCCTGCCGGCGCTGGCCATGACCTTTGAGCCTCACCCCCGAAGCTTTTTCCGCCCCGATCTGCCCATTCCGCGACTGACGCCGCCTCGCGAAAAGCGACTTCTGCTGTCGCATGAGGCACTTGAGGGCATGGTTGAGCTTACCTTCGATGCCGCTTTGGCGAGCCTTCCGGCGGAGGATTTCGTCCGGGAGGTGCTGATCGGCCGCCTCGGCGTCGTCGCCGTGACGGTCGGGTGGGACTTTCATTTCGGCAAGGGCCGGGTGGGCACGCCGGCCTTTTTGACGGAAGCAGGCGCCCGCTACGGATTCAAAGTGAACGTCGTCCAGCCTTTCGGCACGGGAACGCCGGTGTCCTCGAGCGCCATCCGGGCCCTGCTCAAAGCGGGGGATGTCGAGACGGCCAACCGGCTGCTCGGCCATCGTTGGTTTGTTCTCCGGGAGGTCGTTCACGGCGAAAAAAGAGGCCGGGAGCTCGGCTATCCGACCGCCAATATGCAATTGCCGCCGGAAACGCCCCTGGCCGAGGGGGTCTATGCGGTTCGGGCGTCGTTTGACGGCCATATCCATCCGGCGGTCGCCCATTTCGGGCGCCGCGTGCAGTTCCACGAAAACGCCCCGCCGCTGCTCGAAACTTATGTTTTCGACTTCAAGGGTGATCTCTACGGCAAGACGCTCGGTGTTGAATTCCTCGCCCGCCTGAGGGGAGAAGCAAAATTCGATAGTGTCGATGAATTGGTCTCCCAGATGCACCGGGACGCCATCGAGGCCCGGCGCATTTCGACCGGGCCTGCCGATCCTTTGGCGCCGAGCGCCATCGGCTAG
- a CDS encoding response regulator: MSVDHTMPILVVDDYKTMIRIIRNLLKQIGFDDVDEAADGSEALGKMREKRYGLVISDWNMEPMTGYELLKEVRADEKLARTPFIMVTAESKTENVIAAKKAGVNNYIVKPFNAQTLKSKIDAVFGD, from the coding sequence ATGTCCGTCGATCACACGATGCCCATTCTCGTCGTCGACGACTACAAGACCATGATCCGCATCATTCGCAATTTGCTGAAGCAGATCGGGTTCGACGACGTGGATGAAGCGGCGGACGGTTCCGAGGCTTTGGGCAAGATGCGCGAAAAGCGCTACGGCCTTGTGATCTCGGATTGGAACATGGAGCCGATGACCGGCTACGAGCTCCTGAAGGAAGTCCGCGCCGACGAAAAGCTCGCGCGCACGCCCTTCATCATGGTGACCGCCGAATCAAAGACGGAAAACGTCATCGCAGCCAAGAAGGCCGGTGTGAACAATTACATCGTGAAGCCCTTCAACGCGCAGACGCTGAAGTCGAAGATCGACGCAGTATTCGGGGACTAA
- a CDS encoding protein phosphatase CheZ, with amino-acid sequence MANKAKKAHFEEMQTYAKAQEGAEPSFAEVMKLAAMAAESMQNFCESMDATTYRELRDIANYIETMKSEIGVFQVNDLKESRIPAAGEELDAIIKATEDATNTIMESAEALMAADAKDPKAYQKLVNDHVMKIFEACSFQDITGQRVAKVVETLQMIEARVGRFAEAVNAKDVAGFLDEQEAARAKRKEKLLLNGPQLAGHAIDQKKVDDMFGGD; translated from the coding sequence ATGGCTAATAAGGCCAAGAAGGCGCATTTCGAAGAAATGCAGACCTATGCAAAGGCTCAGGAAGGTGCCGAGCCCAGCTTTGCGGAAGTCATGAAGCTCGCGGCGATGGCCGCGGAAAGCATGCAGAACTTTTGCGAAAGCATGGACGCGACGACCTATCGCGAGCTGCGCGACATCGCCAATTACATCGAGACGATGAAGTCCGAAATCGGCGTCTTCCAGGTCAACGACCTGAAGGAAAGCCGCATTCCGGCCGCCGGTGAAGAGCTCGACGCCATCATCAAGGCGACCGAAGACGCGACGAATACGATCATGGAAAGCGCCGAAGCGCTGATGGCCGCGGATGCCAAGGATCCGAAGGCCTATCAGAAGCTCGTCAACGACCATGTGATGAAGATTTTCGAAGCCTGCTCCTTCCAGGACATCACCGGCCAGCGGGTCGCTAAAGTCGTGGAAACGCTGCAGATGATCGAAGCCCGCGTCGGCCGCTTTGCCGAGGCGGTCAATGCCAAGGACGTCGCCGGCTTCCTCGACGAACAGGAAGCGGCCCGCGCCAAGCGCAAAGAGAAGCTGCTGCTCAACGGTCCGCAGCTCGCCGGCCATGCGATCGACCAGAAAAAAGTCGACGACATGTTCGGTGGCGACTGA
- a CDS encoding DUF2093 domain-containing protein — MNQHERIPRPATEAEVRYLDGDFRVLKPGSFVRCAVTGAAIPIEELRYWSAERQEAYASPEVAIKRLEALGLLPKA, encoded by the coding sequence ATGAACCAGCACGAACGCATTCCCCGGCCGGCCACCGAAGCCGAAGTCCGCTATCTCGACGGCGATTTCCGCGTCCTGAAGCCGGGCAGCTTTGTGCGCTGCGCGGTCACAGGCGCCGCCATCCCGATCGAAGAGCTGCGCTATTGGTCCGCCGAGCGGCAGGAGGCCTATGCCAGCCCCGAAGTCGCCATCAAGCGGCTTGAGGCCCTCGGCCTTCTGCCCAAAGCCTGA
- the lpxK gene encoding tetraacyldisaccharide 4'-kinase → MRAPDFWWRPAPSFLARLLSPFGAFYGARTLARMGLPGKASSIPVICVGNPVAGGAGKTPAAIEIARLLNLARRNPVFLTRGYGGKLEGPVRVDPKTHTARDVGDEPLLLCRTAPCVVAHDRVSGAALAAKFGDVIVMDDGFQNPSLKKDMSLLVIDTEQGIGNGLCIPAGPLRAPIEDQLARADAVILIGEGKAAGFLGRRKKPPQLAARLVPDAKLAGALKGRRVLAFAGIGRPQKFSGTLKALGADVVRLAAFGDHHVFTVAEARALLDEAAREDLTLVTTEKDFARLTGPELKWLADKTYALPVRLAFDNPKLVTSGLKKLFG, encoded by the coding sequence ATGCGCGCGCCGGACTTCTGGTGGCGCCCGGCGCCTTCCTTCCTCGCCCGGCTTTTATCGCCGTTCGGCGCCTTTTACGGGGCGCGTACTCTGGCCCGGATGGGCCTGCCGGGAAAAGCTTCGTCCATACCCGTGATCTGCGTCGGCAATCCGGTCGCCGGCGGCGCCGGCAAGACCCCGGCGGCCATCGAGATTGCCCGGCTTCTCAACCTTGCGCGCCGCAATCCGGTGTTTCTCACGCGCGGCTATGGCGGCAAGCTGGAAGGCCCGGTCCGCGTCGATCCGAAAACCCACACCGCGCGCGACGTCGGCGACGAGCCGCTGCTTCTGTGCCGCACCGCGCCTTGCGTGGTCGCGCACGACCGGGTCTCCGGCGCAGCTCTCGCTGCAAAATTCGGCGATGTGATCGTCATGGACGACGGTTTTCAAAATCCGTCGCTGAAGAAGGATATGTCGCTCCTTGTGATCGACACCGAGCAGGGCATCGGCAACGGGCTGTGCATTCCGGCGGGGCCGCTGCGCGCGCCGATCGAGGATCAGCTCGCGCGCGCCGACGCGGTGATCCTGATCGGGGAGGGGAAGGCCGCCGGTTTTCTCGGCCGCCGTAAAAAGCCGCCTCAGCTTGCGGCGCGTCTTGTTCCGGATGCGAAACTTGCGGGCGCGCTCAAAGGGCGGCGGGTTCTGGCCTTTGCCGGCATCGGCCGTCCGCAGAAATTTTCCGGCACGCTGAAAGCGCTTGGTGCCGATGTCGTGCGGCTTGCCGCCTTTGGCGATCATCATGTCTTCACGGTAGCCGAGGCGAGGGCGCTTCTGGATGAAGCGGCGCGCGAGGATCTGACGCTGGTGACGACGGAGAAGGATTTTGCCCGGCTGACGGGGCCGGAGCTGAAATGGCTGGCCGACAAAACCTATGCGCTGCCCGTGAGGCTCGCTTTCGACAATCCGAAGCTCGTCACTTCGGGCCTGAAAAAATTATTCGGCTGA
- a CDS encoding 3-deoxy-D-manno-octulosonic acid transferase, whose product MAKKPILLRVYSGVLGFAGPLLAWALLNWRRRKGKEMLTRIGERRGRPSRDRPEGLLVWVHAASVGEFVSVLPLVEALVDRGFHVLLTTGTISSARLAAVRLPPEALHQFVPLDVPRYARRFYDHWQPDLVIFTESELWPNLFAEAETRNIPLVIANARMSQRSYDRWAQLGSTIGYVLKNIDLCLAQTETDGRRLAALGAVRVETAGNLKFDVPPPPAPTDVLTRLQDAIFGRPVFLAASTHTGEDELVIRVHARLKQQTRNLLTIIVPRHPDRAHEVLDAAEEMGLDVSLRSYIGDPDWNNDIFVADTIGELGLFYRVADVAFVGGSLVEHGGQNPIEPAKLGVPILHGPHVSNFAEIYKELDAAQGSLEITDNETFAIAVSGLIADPATRDMMRKSAFGVLERNGGALETTLAAIEPYLMQMSLTKR is encoded by the coding sequence ATGGCTAAGAAGCCGATCCTTCTGCGGGTCTATTCCGGTGTTCTCGGCTTTGCCGGACCGCTGCTGGCCTGGGCGCTGCTCAATTGGCGCCGGCGCAAGGGCAAGGAGATGCTGACGCGCATCGGCGAGCGCCGCGGCCGGCCGAGCCGTGACCGGCCCGAGGGCCTGCTCGTCTGGGTTCATGCCGCAAGCGTCGGCGAATTCGTCTCCGTTCTGCCGCTCGTTGAAGCTCTGGTCGATCGCGGCTTTCACGTTCTTTTGACGACGGGGACGATTTCCTCGGCACGCCTTGCCGCCGTGCGCCTGCCGCCCGAGGCGCTTCATCAGTTCGTGCCGCTCGACGTGCCGCGCTATGCGCGGCGTTTTTACGATCACTGGCAGCCCGATCTCGTCATCTTCACCGAGAGCGAACTCTGGCCGAACCTCTTTGCCGAAGCGGAGACGCGCAATATCCCGCTCGTCATCGCCAATGCGCGCATGTCGCAGCGCTCTTATGACCGCTGGGCGCAGCTCGGCTCGACGATCGGCTATGTGCTGAAGAATATCGATCTGTGCCTCGCCCAGACCGAAACGGACGGGCGGCGGTTGGCGGCCCTCGGTGCGGTGCGCGTTGAGACCGCCGGCAATCTGAAATTCGACGTGCCGCCGCCGCCGGCGCCCACCGATGTATTGACCCGCCTGCAGGATGCGATTTTCGGCCGTCCCGTCTTTCTCGCGGCTTCGACCCATACCGGTGAGGATGAGCTTGTCATCCGCGTCCACGCGCGCCTGAAGCAGCAGACGCGCAATCTTCTGACCATCATCGTCCCGCGCCATCCCGACCGGGCGCACGAGGTTCTGGACGCTGCGGAAGAGATGGGCCTCGATGTGTCGCTGCGCTCGTATATCGGCGATCCCGACTGGAACAACGATATCTTCGTCGCCGATACGATCGGCGAACTCGGCCTGTTCTACCGCGTGGCCGACGTCGCCTTTGTCGGCGGCTCGCTCGTCGAGCATGGCGGGCAAAATCCCATCGAGCCGGCAAAGCTCGGTGTGCCGATCCTGCACGGACCGCATGTTTCGAATTTTGCCGAGATCTATAAGGAGCTCGACGCGGCGCAGGGGTCTCTGGAAATCACCGACAACGAGACCTTCGCGATTGCCGTCAGCGGCCTGATCGCCGATCCTGCGACGCGTGACATGATGCGAAAGTCCGCCTTCGGCGTTCTTGAGCGAAATGGCGGCGCGCTGGAAACGACCTTGGCTGCGATCGAGCCTTATCTGATGCAGATGTCGCTGACGAAACGCTGA
- a CDS encoding lysophospholipid acyltransferase family protein: MNYKKIVRSPFVLNLAGSLIAFYIRIIGKTTRFVQEPADLRGALAGDLPLIMALWHGQHVITPLAWPKDWPGSALVARHADGEINAIALEKLGFNLVRGSGAHHSSDRAVTKRGGVLALRGLVRALNGGSSVTLTADVPKIGGVVGTGIVLLAKLSGRPIYPLAVVTKNCIALNTWDQAHLALPFSRGAMVVGEKITVAEDASDEDLEIARLKVERGLDLAHARAYELVGGKPWRVRNG; this comes from the coding sequence ATGAACTACAAAAAGATTGTCCGCAGCCCCTTTGTGCTGAATCTCGCGGGCAGCCTCATTGCGTTCTACATCCGCATCATCGGCAAGACGACGCGCTTTGTGCAGGAGCCGGCGGATCTGCGCGGCGCGCTTGCGGGCGATCTGCCGCTGATCATGGCGCTGTGGCACGGCCAGCATGTCATTACGCCGCTCGCCTGGCCGAAAGACTGGCCGGGCTCGGCACTCGTCGCCCGTCATGCGGACGGCGAGATCAATGCCATCGCTCTTGAAAAGCTCGGCTTCAATCTTGTCCGCGGCTCGGGCGCCCATCATTCGTCCGACAGGGCCGTCACAAAACGCGGTGGCGTTCTTGCGCTACGCGGGCTTGTGCGGGCGCTGAACGGCGGAAGCTCGGTGACGCTGACGGCCGATGTGCCGAAAATCGGCGGTGTGGTCGGCACGGGAATTGTTCTGCTCGCAAAACTGAGCGGCCGTCCGATCTATCCGCTTGCGGTTGTAACGAAGAACTGTATCGCGCTTAACACCTGGGATCAGGCGCATCTGGCTCTGCCGTTCAGCCGCGGTGCGATGGTGGTCGGCGAAAAAATCACCGTCGCCGAGGATGCGAGCGACGAAGATCTCGAAATTGCCCGCCTCAAAGTCGAACGCGGGCTCGACCTTGCGCATGCACGCGCTTATGAACTCGTCGGCGGCAAACCCTGGCGGGTGCGTAATGGCTAA
- a CDS encoding 3'(2'),5'-bisphosphate nucleotidase CysQ, which yields MAVSRAELDQLKAPVASIVREAGEIALGFARSGAKRWTKGDSSVVTEADVFIDGFLREKLSALDPNIGWLSEETADTPERLDHARVWIVDPIDGTRAFVEGVPVWVISVALVDEGRPVFGMIYNPTKNEMFEAVEGGGAFLNERQITASPRDVLEGAEIVGPRTMLEDLDGIGAAVARAPYVYALAYRLANVAANRVDAAVASTRAKDWDIAAADIIMQEAGAKLLEIDGEPPRYNLPSPVHRPLIGAREPLNAAIRAALLLAGATPRSWAG from the coding sequence TTGGCGGTTTCCCGCGCCGAGCTCGATCAGTTGAAGGCTCCCGTCGCGTCGATCGTCCGCGAAGCCGGCGAGATCGCGCTCGGTTTTGCCCGCTCCGGGGCCAAGCGCTGGACCAAGGGGGATAGCTCGGTCGTCACCGAGGCCGATGTCTTCATCGACGGCTTTCTCCGGGAAAAGCTCTCGGCGCTCGATCCCAACATCGGCTGGCTGTCGGAAGAGACGGCCGATACGCCCGAGCGCCTCGATCATGCCCGGGTCTGGATCGTCGATCCGATCGACGGCACGCGCGCCTTTGTCGAAGGGGTGCCGGTCTGGGTGATTTCTGTCGCGCTTGTCGATGAAGGCCGCCCGGTCTTCGGCATGATCTACAATCCGACCAAGAACGAGATGTTCGAAGCGGTGGAGGGCGGCGGCGCGTTTCTCAACGAACGCCAGATCACGGCCTCGCCGCGCGATGTCCTGGAAGGCGCCGAGATCGTCGGCCCGCGCACCATGCTGGAAGATCTCGACGGGATCGGCGCCGCGGTGGCGCGCGCGCCTTATGTCTATGCGCTCGCCTATCGCCTCGCCAATGTCGCCGCCAACCGGGTCGATGCCGCCGTCGCATCAACACGTGCCAAGGATTGGGACATCGCCGCCGCCGACATCATCATGCAGGAAGCCGGCGCAAAGCTTCTCGAAATCGACGGCGAGCCGCCGCGCTATAATCTTCCGTCCCCCGTCCATCGCCCGCTGATCGGCGCGCGCGAGCCTCTGAACGCAGCCATTCGCGCCGCGCTTCTTCTGGCCGGCGCAACGCCGCGCAGCTGGGCCGGCTAG
- a CDS encoding DUF6101 family protein — translation MRRPNEILGASAPDRAVKADPARLPFEFNVPEAANLAERAPEEADRIEAARRLGDGASKIVLPLSDYRGVAIRLLPGATETEDRVAVVLSHTAPAQEVILYLADDDFDVIAEWRLWATTLGLPLLMEGLDGRTIAAEDRLGEVEVSRPRPRRRHSLLSGRRPRFLTRRRTGKLPLVPFVHQGEREIIASE, via the coding sequence GTGAGGCGTCCCAACGAAATCCTCGGAGCTTCGGCGCCGGACCGTGCTGTTAAAGCCGATCCGGCGCGTCTGCCTTTCGAGTTCAATGTTCCGGAAGCGGCAAATCTGGCCGAGCGCGCGCCTGAAGAGGCCGACCGGATCGAAGCGGCCCGCCGTTTGGGCGATGGCGCTTCAAAGATCGTCCTTCCGTTGTCCGATTATCGCGGTGTCGCCATCCGCCTTCTGCCGGGCGCTACCGAGACCGAAGACCGCGTCGCCGTCGTCCTGTCGCACACCGCACCCGCCCAGGAAGTCATCCTCTATCTCGCCGACGACGATTTCGACGTTATTGCCGAATGGCGTTTGTGGGCGACCACGCTCGGCCTGCCGCTTCTGATGGAAGGCCTCGACGGCCGCACGATCGCCGCCGAAGACCGGCTCGGCGAGGTCGAAGTCTCGCGCCCGCGTCCGCGCCGCCGCCATTCGCTTTTGTCGGGCCGCCGCCCGCGTTTCCTGACGCGCCGCCGCACCGGCAAACTGCCGCTCGTTCCGTTCGTCCATCAGGGCGAGCGCGAGATCATCGCCTCTGAATAA
- the ubiA gene encoding 4-hydroxybenzoate octaprenyltransferase, which translates to MVTSSSDAPPGNWVDRHAPDWLKPFARLARWDRPIGVWLLFWPCAWSTALVATATGKPAPDLFHLVLFLIGAFVMRGAGCTWNDIVDRDIDAKIARTASRPLPSGQITTKAAAGFLVLQLVVALVVLRQFNLITMALGFLAIFPVVTYPFMKRITWWPQAVLGICFGWGALMGWAAAEATVPGTPSLLLFLGCVFWIIGYDTIYALQDIEDDALAGVRSTARLFGAKVKPWLWGFYGGTVILIAGALIAANAGFAAWLGLFAFSAHLVWQVRVLDPQDPKHALMLFRSNRTAGLILFAGFVADAALRAL; encoded by the coding sequence ATGGTCACCTCTTCCAGCGATGCCCCGCCCGGCAATTGGGTCGACCGCCATGCGCCGGACTGGCTGAAGCCCTTTGCGCGGCTGGCCCGCTGGGACCGGCCGATCGGGGTCTGGCTCCTGTTCTGGCCCTGCGCCTGGAGCACGGCTCTGGTCGCGACCGCCACCGGCAAGCCGGCGCCGGATCTCTTCCATCTCGTGCTGTTCCTCATCGGCGCCTTTGTCATGCGCGGGGCGGGCTGCACCTGGAACGACATTGTCGACCGCGACATCGATGCCAAGATCGCCCGCACCGCGAGCCGCCCGCTGCCCTCCGGGCAGATCACCACCAAAGCGGCGGCGGGTTTTCTCGTCCTGCAGCTCGTCGTCGCCCTCGTCGTGTTGCGCCAGTTCAATCTGATCACGATGGCGCTCGGCTTTCTCGCGATCTTTCCTGTCGTCACCTATCCCTTCATGAAACGCATCACCTGGTGGCCGCAGGCGGTGCTCGGCATCTGTTTCGGCTGGGGCGCTCTGATGGGATGGGCGGCGGCGGAAGCAACTGTGCCCGGCACACCGTCGCTTCTCCTGTTCCTCGGCTGCGTGTTCTGGATCATCGGCTACGACACGATCTACGCGCTGCAGGACATCGAAGACGATGCGCTGGCGGGCGTGCGCTCCACCGCGCGCCTGTTCGGCGCGAAGGTGAAGCCCTGGCTCTGGGGCTTTTACGGTGGAACGGTCATTTTGATCGCCGGTGCGCTGATTGCGGCAAATGCCGGTTTTGCCGCGTGGCTCGGGCTTTTTGCGTTCTCAGCGCATCTTGTCTGGCAGGTGCGCGTGCTCGATCCGCAAGATCCGAAACATGCGCTGATGCTGTTCCGGTCGAACCGGACAGCGGGCCTTATTCTGTTTGCGGGATTTGTCGCCGACGCGGCTTTGCGCGCGCTCTAG
- a CDS encoding lytic murein transglycosylase: MTPSFKWLAAFCFILVATPSAMAAQCSPPGGFDAFIDAFQKEAAAKGVGKRGLSALDGLKLDNATLAFDRKVRAAFKGSFEQFAATRVTSARLNRAAGYLKSHAALFQRIESQYGVPGPVLVAIWGMETEFGGFVGNKPILPGLASLAYDCRRTDLFQRELLAAITIIDKGEMSAAELKGAGHGEIGQTQFLPSSYVKFAVDFDGNGKKDLIRSQADVLASTANYLRGYGWQKGGGWQEGSANFAALAGWNKSPNYQKAIALFATKVSGGS, encoded by the coding sequence ATGACGCCGTCTTTCAAATGGCTTGCGGCCTTCTGCTTCATCCTCGTGGCAACGCCGTCGGCCATGGCTGCCCAGTGCTCGCCCCCGGGTGGGTTCGATGCCTTTATCGATGCCTTCCAGAAAGAGGCGGCTGCCAAGGGCGTCGGAAAGCGCGGCCTCTCGGCGCTCGACGGCCTGAAGCTCGACAATGCGACGCTCGCCTTCGACCGCAAGGTCCGCGCCGCCTTCAAAGGCTCGTTCGAACAGTTCGCGGCAACCCGCGTCACGTCCGCCCGCCTCAATCGCGCGGCGGGCTATCTCAAATCCCACGCCGCACTCTTCCAGAGGATCGAATCGCAATACGGCGTGCCTGGTCCCGTGCTTGTCGCCATCTGGGGGATGGAGACCGAGTTCGGCGGCTTTGTCGGCAACAAGCCGATCCTGCCGGGTCTTGCCTCGCTCGCCTATGACTGCCGCCGCACCGATCTCTTCCAGCGTGAGCTTCTCGCCGCCATCACCATCATCGACAAAGGCGAGATGAGCGCGGCGGAGCTGAAGGGTGCAGGCCATGGCGAAATCGGCCAGACGCAGTTCCTGCCCTCCTCCTATGTGAAGTTCGCCGTCGATTTCGACGGCAACGGCAAGAAGGATCTGATTCGCAGCCAGGCCGACGTTCTCGCTTCGACCGCCAATTATCTGCGCGGTTATGGCTGGCAGAAGGGCGGCGGCTGGCAGGAAGGCTCGGCCAATTTCGCCGCGCTCGCCGGCTGGAATAAATCACCGAACTATCAGAAGGCGATCGCCCTCTTCGCCACCAAAGTCTCCGGCGGCTCCTGA
- a CDS encoding 16S rRNA (uracil(1498)-N(3))-methyltransferase produces the protein MAEYDFSAPRLFLDEDLKAGAEIALSPEASNYLRNVLRLQAGSNVLVFNGRDGEWRAEIADAGKKKTALTAREQVRTQTSQGDLWYLFAPLKHARLDYMVQKAVEMGVTRLQPVMTRRTQSGRVNLERMRANAVEAAEQCGILSLPEIEEPVALDKLLAAWPSDRSLIFCDEDTEQASPLAALGKLTRGKLAVLIGPEGGFDDSERTLLSKLPQTATISLGPRVLRADTAAVVALALVQASLGDF, from the coding sequence ATGGCTGAATATGATTTCTCGGCGCCGCGGCTTTTCCTCGATGAGGACCTGAAGGCCGGGGCGGAGATTGCGCTGTCGCCGGAGGCCTCGAACTATCTGCGCAATGTGCTGCGCCTCCAGGCGGGCTCGAACGTCCTCGTCTTCAACGGCCGCGACGGCGAATGGCGCGCCGAGATCGCTGATGCCGGCAAGAAGAAGACGGCCCTCACCGCGCGCGAACAGGTACGTACGCAGACCTCGCAAGGCGATCTCTGGTATCTCTTCGCGCCGCTCAAACATGCCCGGCTCGATTACATGGTGCAGAAAGCCGTCGAGATGGGCGTCACGCGCCTGCAGCCGGTGATGACGCGGCGGACGCAGAGCGGCCGCGTCAATCTTGAGCGCATGCGGGCCAATGCCGTCGAAGCCGCCGAACAATGCGGCATTCTCTCGCTGCCCGAGATCGAAGAACCTGTTGCGCTCGACAAGCTTCTCGCCGCATGGCCATCCGACAGAAGTCTGATCTTTTGCGACGAGGATACCGAACAGGCCTCGCCGCTTGCCGCTTTGGGCAAGCTCACGCGCGGCAAGCTTGCTGTGCTCATCGGCCCGGAAGGCGGCTTCGACGACAGCGAGCGCACGCTTCTGTCCAAATTGCCGCAGACCGCCACAATTTCGCTCGGCCCGCGCGTTCTACGTGCGGATACGGCTGCTGTTGTGGCATTGGCGCTGGTTCAGGCAAGCTTGGGCGATTTCTAA
- a CDS encoding L,D-transpeptidase: MTDIDSVSRISRRAFVAGLPLFLAACQTAGGGRGAVVASTPMNTPAVDGYGAITTEPFPIAAVNTKGIDPRFMRQLVANPTGERGGIIVVDTQSKFLYLTLDRRTAMRYGVGVGRDGFAWSGRAIIDRKQEWPKWHPPKEMMERDPEAAKWPEGMPGGIGNPLGPRALYLAQDGKDTYFRIHGTTQPKSIGQAMSSGCIRMFNQDIIDLYNRVPIGTEVVVSQTGVAV, encoded by the coding sequence ATGACCGATATCGATTCTGTGAGCCGCATCAGCCGCCGCGCTTTTGTCGCCGGCCTGCCGCTCTTTCTTGCCGCCTGTCAGACCGCCGGCGGCGGCCGCGGTGCCGTCGTCGCTTCGACGCCGATGAACACACCCGCGGTCGACGGCTATGGCGCGATCACCACCGAGCCCTTCCCGATTGCGGCGGTGAACACCAAAGGGATCGACCCGCGCTTCATGCGCCAGCTTGTCGCCAATCCCACGGGCGAGCGCGGCGGCATCATCGTTGTCGATACGCAGAGCAAGTTTCTCTATCTGACGCTCGATCGCCGCACGGCGATGCGTTACGGCGTCGGCGTCGGCCGCGACGGCTTCGCCTGGAGCGGACGCGCGATCATCGACCGCAAGCAGGAATGGCCGAAATGGCATCCGCCGAAGGAAATGATGGAGCGCGATCCGGAAGCCGCGAAATGGCCGGAAGGCATGCCCGGCGGCATCGGCAATCCGCTCGGCCCGCGTGCGCTCTATCTCGCGCAGGACGGCAAGGACACCTATTTCCGCATCCACGGAACGACGCAGCCGAAATCGATCGGCCAGGCCATGTCCTCGGGCTGCATCCGCATGTTCAACCAGGACATCATCGACCTCTATAACCGCGTGCCGATCGGCACCGAGGTCGTCGTCAGCCAGACCGGCGTCGCGGTCTGA